From Vanrija pseudolonga chromosome 1, complete sequence, a single genomic window includes:
- the qa-y_0 gene encoding Quinate permease, with translation MAPAYQDETVRDQALDSSLAFAPKSASHRRAYYMAIISFAGIFLFGYDTGLGGGVIALTTFSHEFGLATASKTHLATLQGNIVSILLGGAFFGAIAGAPVADRWGRVNTLWLGCIVFTIGGVIQTACFGSLNQFYIGRLVAGFGVGFMSMACPTYAGEIAPKEIRGRITGMFQIVVTIGVAFSYWINYGVSFMKLSDGPKQWRIPIGFQLVPVGIMMMMLPFLRESPRWLATKHQSDKALKNLAWIRNRPEDDVAVQLEFAEIQAAVKEEEETNKGASWREVFQKGNRVRFLMAFVIFTLQQWSGQNSIGYYAPIIFKDIGLVGPSTGLLASGVYGLVKIVATTIFIMFGVDRFGRKWPLIIGAGLMSMFLWIIGAIYHTHPPVSNAGTTSGASIGMAVMIYLFVIPYCFSVGPLPWVICSEIFSNRTRHYGLMTAAATQWLWNFVVSKCTPLMVIALPNGGMFFFFACINIVSVVIATLFLPETRGLSLEAMDIIFGATTAEERERYLQAQAQEMHIEKGGESVHVEKVRTKETV, from the exons ATGGCCCCGGCTTACCA AGACGAAACGGTGCGCGACCAGGCGCTCGACTCGAGCCTGGCCTTTGCGCCCAAGAGCGCGTCCCACCGCCGTGCT TACTACATGGCCATCATCTCCTTTGCGGGTATCTTTCTCTTTGGATACGACACTGGACTGGGAGGAGGTGTGAT CGCCCTCACGACCTTTTCTCACGAGTTCGGCCTGGCGACAGCAAGCAAGACGCACCTCGCCACGCTGCAGGGCAACATTGTGtccatcctcctcggcggcgccttCTTCGGTGCGAttgccggcgcgcccgtcgccgacagGTGGGGACGCGTCAACACGCTCTGGCTCGGCTGTATCGTGTTCACGATTGGCGGCGTGATCCAGACGGCGTGCTTCGGGTCCTTGAACCAGTTCTAcatcggccgcctcgtcgcgggcTTTGGCGTCGGTTTCATGTCCATGGCGTGTCCTACATACGCTGGCGAGATCGCGCCGAAGGAAATCCGAGGCCGCATCACGGGCATGTTCCAGATCGTCGTCACGATCGGCGTCGCCTTCTCGTACTGGATCAACTATGGCGTGTCGTTCATGAAGCTCTCGGACGGGCCGAAGCAGTGGCGTATTCCTATCGGTTTCC AACTTGTTCCCGTCGGAATCATGATGATGATGCTCCCCTTCCTGCGCGAGTCCCCCCGCTGGCTCGCAACCAAGCACCAGTCggacaaggcgctcaagaacCTCGCGTGGATCCGTAACCggcccgaggacgacgtggcCGTGCAGCTCGAGTTTGCCGAGATCCAGGCGgccgtcaaggaggaggaggagaccaACAAGGGCGCAAGCTGGCGCGAGGTCTTCCAGAAGGGTAACCGCGTGCGCTTCCTCATGGCCTTTGTGATCTTCACGCTGCAGCAGTGGAGCGGACAGA ACTCGATCGGATACTACGCCCCCATCATCTTCAAGGACattggcctcgtcggccccaGCACTGGCCTGCTCGCGTCCGGAGTCTACGGCCTCGTCAAAATCGTCGCCACAACCATCTTCATCATGTTCGGCGTCGACCGCTTCGGGCGCAAGTGGCCGCTTATCATCGGCGCGGGCCTCATGTCCATGTTCCTGTGGATCATCGGCGCGATCTaccacacccacccgcccgtcTCGAACGCTGGCACGACGTCCGGCGCGTCCATCGGCATGGCGGTCATGATCTACCTGTTCGTCATCCCGTACTGCTTCTCGGTCGGCCCGCTGCCGTGGGTCATCTGCTCCGAGATCTTCAGCAACCGCACGCGCCACTACGGCCTCATGACGGCGGCTGCGACGCAGTGGCTCTGGAACTTTGTCGTGTCCAAGTGCACGCCGCTCATGGTCATCGCGCTGCCCAACGGCGGCatgttcttcttcttcgcgTGCATCAACATCGTGTCGGTCGTCATCGCGACGCTCTTCCTCCCCGAGACGCGCGGCCTCTCCCTCGAGGCCATGGACATCATCTTTGGCGCCAcgaccgccgaggagcgcgagcgataCCTCCAGGCCCAGGCGCAGGAGATGCACATTGAAAAGGGGGGCGAGAGCGTCCATGTTGAGAAGGTGCGGACCAAGGAGACGGTGTAG
- the ARB_07867_0 gene encoding WSC domain-containing protein translates to MLGAVLASLVTLLAVPANAYFILSHPVLETTRLDPIVTPGTVGGHMHSIVGGSAFNRTTTYESMIASKCTTAPVTIDKSNYWTPQLYYYDPSDQSYTGIPVAFVNTYYLPRPGPGETTVKAPPKGLRILQGNPFRRTFNASSFDDQSVSFVCLDYSGAHQNDPAWAQRNSFFEHNCPDGLRAQVNFPNCWDGVNLDSPDHRSHMAWPSGGVNGGGTCPPSHPVHLVQVFYEFIYNTGNYPFNPAGTPTWVFANGDATGYGMHGDFIAGWEEPNGVNVLQQAIDGCNDNNGVGGELQNCPPFVPYINNAAASACRPENELVNEDNGVGHKIARLPGNNPLWVGTGPKPSWPGFVDVDTYVSPTSTIPTGYSRTGCIAEGTSGRALTGASFSNNNMTRGACVSWCADRGFPYAGVEFGRECYCDTQLRNGASNTTIDDSQCSIQCANNVNENCGGRSTLDLFYNPAKTPTNPTPAGWTQTGCYTEATNGRALTGYSFAANNMTWQGCLDTCQAKGFKLAGVEWSRECYCGNSYSAGAVPAPATDCNMPCSGDNLHTCGGSRRLTTWSFGATASKRDLSARRTTLRDALEQ, encoded by the exons ATGCTCGGCGCTGTGCTTGCCTCGCTCGTCACCCTGCTGGCCGTGCCGGCCAACGCCTACTTTATCCTCTCGCACCCCGTCCTGGAGACGACGCGTCTGGACCC CATCGTCACCCCCGGCACGGTCGGCGGCCACATGCACTCGATCGTCGGCGGGTCCGCCTTCAACCGTACGACGACGTACGAGTCTATGATTGCGTCCAAGTGCACGACTGCTCCCGTCACGATCGACAAGAGCAACTACTGGACGCCCCAGCTCTACTACTACGACCCTTCGGACCAGAGCTACACCGGCATCCCCGTGGCCTTTGTCAACACGTACTACCTCCCGCGCCCGGGCCCAGGCGAGACGACAGTCAAGGCGCCCCCCAAGGGCCTGCGCATCCTCCAGGGCAACCCGTTCCGCCGCACGTTCAACGCGTCGAGCTTTGACGACCAGTCGGTCTCGTTCGTGTGCCTCGACTACAGCGGCGCCCACCAGAACGACCCCGCCTGGGCGCAGCGCAACAGCTTCTTCGAGCACAACTGCCCCGACGGCCTGCGCGCCCAGGTCAACTTCCCCAACTGCTGGGacggcgtcaacctcgactcGCCGGACCACCGCTCGCACATGGCCTGGCCCAGCGGAGGCGTCAACGGCGGCGGTACCTGCCCGCCCTCGCAccccgtccacctcgtccaggTCTTCTACGAGTTCATCTACAACACCGGAAACTACCCCTTCAACCCTGCGGGCACGCCTACCTG GGTCTTCGCTAACGGTGACGCGACCGGCTACGGCATGCACGGTGACTTCATCGCCGGCTGGGAGGAGCCCAATGGCGTCAACGTCCTCCAGCAGGCCATCGACGGAtgcaacgacaacaacggtgtcggcggcgagctccaGAACTGCCCTCCCTTCGTGCCCTACATCAACAACGCTGCCGCGTCGGCCTGCCGCCCCGAGAACGAACTCGTCAACGAGGACAATGGTGTCGGCCACAAGATTGCCCGTCTCCCCGGTAACAACCCTCTCTGGGTCGGCACTGGCCCCAAGCCTTCGTGGCCCGGctttgtcgacgtcgacacctacgtctcgcccacctcgaccatCCCCACCGGCTACTCGCGCACCGGCTGTATCGCCGAGGGCACCTCGGGCAGAGCTCTCACCGGCGCCTCGTtctccaacaacaacatgaCCCGCGGCGCCTGTGTCTCGTGGTGTGCTGACCGCGGCTTCCCCTACGCCGGTGTCGAGTTTGGCCGCGAGTGTTACTGCGACACGCAGCTGCGTAACGGCGCCTCGAACACCACCATCGACGACTCGCAGTGCTCGATCCAGTGCGCCAACAACGTCAACGAGAACTGCGGTGGCCGCAGCACCCTCGACCTGTTCTACAACCCCGCCAAGACGCCCACCAACCCCACGCCCGCGGGCTGGACCCAGACCGGCTGCTACACCGAGGCGACCaacggccgcgcgctcaccGGCTACTCGTTCGCCGCCAACAACATGACGTGGCAGGGCTGCCTCGACACGTGCCAGGCCAAGGGCTtcaagctcgccggcgtcgagtggTCGCGTGAGTGCTACTGCGGCAACTCGtacagcgccggcgccgtccccgcccccgcgaCCGACTGCAACATGCCCTGCTCGGGCGACAACCTCCACACGTGCGGTGGCTCCCGCCGCCTCACGACCTGGTCGTTTGGCGCCACGGCCAGCAAGCGCGACctctcggcgcgccgcaccacccTCCGCGACGCCCTTGAGCAGTAA
- the Aaed1 gene encoding Thioredoxin-like protein AAED1, whose translation MSLGATTSYSGGGTAAPQPPVPGASKHLLGVDLSASSLMARRRTPTPPPPIVVSQSTSHQLPTAHSIDDEMEALLRDAGVTQREIRIRRKKVPGSPRRSIPSPSPSPAPPSPRELLPYERDDSPSPPSSASSRNSGVWPGAEATSPPVSPKRASMIRRKPTPLLDAALAVEAERASATPPPRSPTHTPPVLLSVPGPGMPAIALPAGAGQLKRPRPAPFAAFSPPPPPADEPDAPYSPITVRPASWQRPSRTLFGEYDDGSAPAAPKSAPATIARRGQQQQQQRNAMEAVHEVDARVTVPPTPPPEPVAVLPEAAAAAPPRAEPTLPRSETMPARPPLSSADSSNSIKSLPEWLAAKPVRSSSGDGAPRSHLPRSASISSKLAIVVPSVPEEEPMPAAPSMITSPREASPATTPVAPASPTFGTVTVPEPEPMPVPMPAAAPTRGPRSPLRVTGLPHGAKRLSGSSLDGEHTDSEYFSEVSEKPAPAVPAPGSTVSALDSEIRTPTGATFHSGTVDEEPSTVRRAYRVSRVETEPSTSDEERDDDDDEEYASAEDHLQAPVARVEMPVPRPLASPATVRSEPVGEHVRAVGAGVPKPRSLEDSAVGAAGTLHPGSLPARKVSLANNNLTPTSSKGAKMKGSVSSRSAGRRAPTTTHGLDYEAFEDEYPSDDSVEPKQSGKSKSLPFSVFRAPSARTLWEASQRTVTDDEGKKVAFGDLFPSYDGGAQKTVMVFVRHFWCGACQNYMEFSLANVDPEIVRQHNIRVVLIGCGSWKAIKAYKALFNCQYEMYTDRSRKIYKLMG comes from the coding sequence ATGTCCCTCGGAGCTACGACGAGCtacagcggcggcggaacagcggcgccccagccgccggtGCCAGGCGCGAGCAAACACCTGCTTGGGGTCGACTTAAGCGCCTCGTCCCTCatggcgcgccgccgcacccccaccccgccgccgcccatcgtCGTTTCTCAGTCGACCTCGCACCAACTCCCAACAGCCCAcagcatcgacgacgagatggaggcgctcctccgcgacgccggcgtgacGCAGCGCGAGATCCGTATCCGGCGCAAGAAGGTGCCCGGCTCTCCGCGCCGCTCAAtaccctcgccctccccctcgcccgcgccgccgagcccgcgcgagctgctcccGTACGAGCGGGAcgactcgccgtcgccgccgagctcggcgagcagccgCAACTCTGGCGTGTGGCCCGGTGCCGaggccacctcgccgcccgtgtcGCCCAAGCGCGCGAGCATGATCCGGCGCAAGcccacgccgctgctcgacgcaGCGCTCGCagtcgaggcggagcgcgcgagcgcgaccccgccgccgcgatcaCCGACCCACACGCCGCCCGTGCTCCTCTCCGTCCCAGGCCCGGGGATGCCGGCCATCGCGCTCCCCGCAGGCGCGGGGCAGCTCAAGCGCCCCCGACCCGCGCCGTTCGCAGCCTTctccccgcccccgccgcccgccgacgagccagacGCGCCATACTCGCCCATCACGGTGCGCCCGGCCTCGTGGCAGCGCCCGTCGCGCACCTTGTTtggcgagtacgacgacggatcggcgccagcagcgcccaagtcggcgccggcgaccatcgcgcgtcgaggccagcagcaacagcagcagcgtaaCGCCATGGAGGCGGTccacgaggtcgacgcgcgcgtcacTGTCCCGCCtacaccgccgccagagcccgTCGCTGTGCTCccagaggcagcagcagcagcgccgccccgcgccgaaCCTACCCTCCCCCGCTCGGAAACcatgcccgcccgccccccgcTCAGCTCCGCAGACAGCTCAAACAGCATCAAGAGCCTGCCCGAGtggctcgccgccaagcccgtccgctccagcagcggcgacggcgcgccgcgctcccacctcccgcgcagcgcgagcatCAGCTCCAAGCTCGCGATCGTGGTGCCCTCCGTGCCGGAGGAGGAGCCGATGCCCGCTGCACCAAGCATGATCACTTCCCCTCGCGAGGCGTCGCCGGCCACtacgcccgtcgcgccggcgtcgcccaCGTTCGGAACAGTCACAGTGCCTGAGCCCGAGCCGATGCCCGTGCCCATGCCGGCGGCAGCCCCGACGCGCggcccgcgctcgccactCCGCGTCACGGGGCTGCCGCACGGCGCGAAGCGCCTCTCCGGGTCCTCGCTGGACGGGGAGCACACCGACTCGGAGTACTTCTCCGAGGTGTCGGAGAAGCCTGCGCCCGCCGTCCCGGCACCTGGGTCGACCGTGTCCGCACTCGACAGCGAGATCCGCACGCCGACCGGCGCGACGTTCCACTCGGgcacggtcgacgaggagcccaGTACCGTTCGCCGCGCGTACCGCGTGAGCCGGGTCGAGACGGAGCCGTCCACaagcgacgaggagcgagatgacgacgacgacgaagagtaCGCTTCCGCTGAGGACCACCTCCAAGCGccggtcgcgcgcgtcgagatGCCTGtgccgcgcccgctcgcaTCGCCTGCGACGGTGCGCTCGGAGCCGGTGGGCGAACACGTGCGtgctgtcggcgccggcgtacCCAAACCGCGGTCGCTGGAGGACTCTGCAGTCGGAGCAGCAGGCACCCTGCACCCTGGGTCGCTGCCCGCGCGCAAGGTGTCCCTCGCCAACAACAACCtgacgccgacaagcagCAAGGGCGCCAAGATGAAGGGGTCGgtgagctcgcgcagcgcggggcgccgcgcgccgacgacgacccacgGGCTGGACTACGAGGCGTTTGAGGACGAGTACCCGTccgacgacagcgtcgaGCCAAAGCAGTCGGGCAAGTCCAAGTCGCTGCCGTTCAGCGTGTTCCGCGCACCGTCGGCACGTACCCTGTGGGAGGCGTCGCAGCGCACCGtgacggacgacgagggcaaaAAGGTCGCCTTTGGCGACCTGTTCCCTTCgtacgacggcggcgcgcagaaGACGGTCATGGTCTTCGTCCGCCACTTCTGGTGCGGTGCGTGCCAGAACTACATGGAGTTCTCGCTCGCAaacgtcgaccccgagatTGTGCGCCAGCACAACATCCGCGTCGTCTTGATCGGGTGTGGCAGCTGGAAGGCGATCAAGGCGTACAAGGCCCTGTTCAACTGCCAGTACGAGATGTACACTGACCGGTCGAGAAAGATCTACAAGCTGATGGGGTGA